ATGCTTGGTTATTGGCAACACACAAACACAGCTGATTTTTAGTGACGTATGACTAAAATGTGGCAGATGACAGGTTTTGTAGCATTGAAACAAACTCGTGTCCTAACTTTACCACAACTATGTGATCTGCAGTATATCTGAGAAAACAGCAATCAGCAATCTGCAGCACAATTGAGATCATGATCATTTTGTTCAGAGCTTTTAAGGCTAACCTGTATGACCAAACTGAAGACTGAAATATTTCTTAGTATGTTTCTTTGCACAGCCATCTTCTGCTGCAAAGTTTGTTTTTGATGAAAGCAAACTGTAAATTCTCACTGTCATTGGTTACTTGAAACCATATATCCATCAAAAAGCAAAACAGTCAAATGCAGCAATCAGGATAGAATAATAGCACAAGAGTATGTGCATGCTCCTACCCACCCATAGCCATATGCACACTTAAATGACTTCATTGGGAAGCTCAAAGATGTCCATTTTCATTGTGATGGAATGGGGTAGCTGCAGGTAGAATGACTGGACTCAGATGTCACACGGAAAGACCATGCACCTATTGCAATTACTTGCTCTCAGAAGACTATGGTAGGATTCACTGTACAGGATTCGTGCTGATGTCACCATTGATATCTTTGTTTGATTCACTCAAGGATGTTTTGGAATTCCAGGGGACCAGATATTGagtagttgtaaagataattttgaaTGGGAGGCTGTAACTTTATTGGCATTCTCCCTGCCAGACAGTATTTCAATTGGAAAGGGCTAGACGTAAGCTGTGCTGCTAACAATACATATGTAATGTtgtaataatttgtgtgtgtcattcacattTGTTCATCAGTGTGGAAATTTATGTATGTGTTCCTTCATTTATTGACCTGACATTACTTCTTATGTACAGGTGTTGTCCACATGGTTGATGGCCATACCACCTAGCCAATAAGAAATGTGATGTTGGCGGTAGTTAGTGATTAATTTGGTGTCAAATAAAATGCCATGCTTTATTGCTTTCAGAAATAAATTGATCATTGGTGGTTTTAAGAATTTCTACCCAAAGCCTAGTGTCCTCCAAAACAGAAAAATCCAATATGGAGAGAGTTAttggtttttattttaaaatcatagATTACTCTTATTTCTTGTTTCCCTTTATCTTTTGGTGGATATTTTTATGTCAAAAGCTAGAGGATATTATttctaataaatgtaataatttggtGTAAAAGATTGTAGAACAGTATTTTAAAAACACTGCAACACTTTTAATAATAGAATCTACTAGAGAATAAGGGAACCTAGTCAGCACTGAATGAGACAGGGCGTTATTCAATTTCCTGAGATCATTTGctttataaaaatgtttcatattaggaAAATTCTATCATTCTGGTAGAATGTCATGACAATTTTAAATCACTTACATTTACTGAATAAGTTATCTGTGAAGGCCATACATTTTTCTTTCGGTTTATAAGCCCCAATTTTGTGGATGgtgaaatattattttgtattgtgtaaatcaaCATTTCACACATCTTTCCTCCTTCCTCAGTTTCATTCAAAGTGCTGGTGACAGCTGTGACATTTCATATCAAGAAACATTACATCAAGGAGTAGTCAATGACAAGCTGGAGATATATGCAAAGAAGTCAACAGATTTCAGTGTGTCTCACAACTATACCAAAATACAGACTTCACAAGAAGATGGCTTATGTGGCACAAGATTAAGTTGTAGCACAAGGGAAAAGGAATTCCATAAGTTTAACTGTAGTTTCTGCCTACAGAGCTTCCCttcaaaatacagactcataatgcATATTTTCATCCACATTGACGGTGTGCAGGCACCTGCATTTGTGTGTAAGTCATGTGGTGAGGTATTTCCCACTGATGACTGCTTGAAAGAACATTTGAGAATGAGGGAGGGTGACCAAGCATTATCTGCTACCAACAGTGAGAAACTTGAATGCAGTGATCATGAAAACAATATCTCCTTCGAGTGTGTACAAGAAGGAATTGTGGAACAGACTGAGGAGCACCCTTCGTGCAAGGTACCcaggaaaacttttaaaaaatccttTAAGGACATCAGTAATACACATACTGTGAAAGAAGCTGAAGTGAAACTCGAAAGATGTAATGACTGCGAAATTTTATGTAAAAGTGGTGCAAAGAGACATCACAAATGTGATGTTTGTGGTAAAATGTTTACTCAGTTATGCAATCTTATGAAACACAGTAGAATACACACTGGAGAGACACCCCACGAATGCGATGTTTGTGGAAAATCATTTGCTGAAAGGTGCAATCTAAAGCAACAcgaattaatacacactggacagagaccacacaaatgcggtgtctgtggaaaatcatttactcaCTCGGGCCATCTCAATACCCACGTTttaatacacactggacagagaccacacaaatgcgatgtctgtggaaaatcatttactcgGTCGGGCCATCTCAAGAACCATGTTTTAATACACACAGGAAagagaccacacaaatgcgatgTGTGTGCAAAATCGTTTACTGAAAGGGGCAGTCTCAAGAAACAcgaattaatacacactggacagagaccacacaattgcgatgtctgtggaaaatcatttactcgGTCGAGCCATCTCAAGAACCATGTTttaatacacactggacagagaccacacaaatgcgatgTGTGTGCAAAATCGTTTACTGACAGGGGCAGTCTCAAGAAACAcgaattaatacacactggacagagaccacacaattgcgatgtctgtggaaaatcatttactcagTCGAGCAGTCTCAAGACCCACATTttaatacacactggacagagaccacacaaatgcgatgtctgtggaaaatcatttactcgGTCGGGCCATCTGAAGAACCATGTTTTAATACACACAGGAGAGAGACCCCACAAATGTGATACTTGTGGTAAACTATTTAATGTATTGAGTAATCTCAAGGCCCACAAGTTAACACACAGTGGAAAGAGACCCTACAAATGTAGTATTTGTGGAAAATCTTTTACTCATTGGGGCAGTCACAGGAAACACAAATTAATACACACGACATAGAGACCACTCAAAGTATTGTTGAGGTCTGTAGACGTACACATGTTCATAGAAGACCACACGTGTTTTGTGAAAATTGTTCGCATGTGCTACAGAGAGGTCAGAAAAAATATGACAAATCCATTTCCGCAGCTTCACATTCGAAGAAGTTACATACAAAATACAACATGAAGCACACAATTGTGATTTTTTGTTGGAAATGCTCCATGCTTTAATGATCGGGCTACCCGAAATTTGTACATTGAGATATATCTTTTACTCGTTTGAGAAGAAGTTCTGTGCAGTTATCAGGACCCCA
This sequence is a window from Schistocerca nitens isolate TAMUIC-IGC-003100 chromosome 11, iqSchNite1.1, whole genome shotgun sequence. Protein-coding genes within it:
- the LOC126212636 gene encoding zinc finger protein 99-like; translation: MDCKGTSWVKKEKNEVYAEPESLFLEGLLKIVMPSLHIKQDLELKQEDGIGGDCLEDNLGISHPNDFIKEDPELNLEVCKTENAVAASIRKASDSLSFIQSAGDSCDISYQETLHQGVVNDKLEIYAKKSTDFSVSHNYTKIQTSQEDGLCGTRLSCSTREKEFHKFNCSFCLQSFPSKYRLIMHIFIHIDGVQAPAFVCKSCGEVFPTDDCLKEHLRMREGDQALSATNSEKLECSDHENNISFECVQEGIVEQTEEHPSCKVPRKTFKKSFKDISNTHTVKEAEVKLERCNDCEILCKSGAKRHHKCDVCGKMFTQLCNLMKHSRIHTGETPHECDVCGKSFAERCNLKQHELIHTGQRPHKCGVCGKSFTHSGHLNTHVLIHTGQRPHKCDVCGKSFTRSGHLKNHVLIHTGKRPHKCDVCAKSFTERGSLKKHELIHTGQRPHNCDVCGKSFTRSSHLKNHVLIHTGQRPHKCDVCAKSFTDRGSLKKHELIHTGQRPHNCDVCGKSFTQSSSLKTHILIHTGQRPHKCDVCGKSFTRSGHLKNHVLIHTGERPHKCDTCGKLFNVLSNLKAHKLTHSGKRPYKCSICGKSFTHWGSHRKHKLIHTT